From one Amycolatopsis sp. FDAARGOS 1241 genomic stretch:
- a CDS encoding ABC transporter substrate-binding protein — MKNRKTLLAGLCGVSLLLAACGTSGSDSNAGSAPGAQGFTPPKLAALTQLGQPEGQLNVLAWPGYAEDGSNDSKINWVKPFEDQTGCQVNVKPFGTSDEAVTLMKTGQYDVVSASGDASLRLVASGDVEPVNTALVPNYNDVYPFLKNKSWNSVNNVAYGIPHGWGANVLTYRTDKVSPEPTSWSPMFDTNTPYKGKIIAYDSPIYIADAALYLMAHQPDLGIKNPYALDDKQFNAAVDLLKKQRPQVSEYWSDYLKETQALKNGDSVIGTAWQVTVNLAKSEGAPLNATVPSEGATGWSDTWMVATKSQHKTCAYKWMDYIISPKVNAQVAEYFGEAPANSKACAEMTDKTLCDTYHANDAAYAAKIQYWTTPIPQCLDGRTDVKCKDYGDWTRAWTEIKG; from the coding sequence ATGAAGAACAGGAAGACGCTGCTCGCAGGCCTGTGCGGCGTGAGCCTGCTGCTCGCGGCCTGCGGGACGTCAGGTTCCGACTCCAACGCGGGGTCGGCACCGGGCGCACAGGGGTTCACCCCGCCCAAGCTGGCCGCACTCACCCAGCTCGGCCAACCGGAAGGCCAGCTGAACGTGCTCGCGTGGCCCGGTTACGCCGAGGACGGTTCCAACGACTCGAAGATCAACTGGGTCAAGCCGTTCGAGGACCAGACGGGCTGCCAGGTCAACGTCAAGCCCTTCGGCACGTCCGACGAGGCCGTGACGCTGATGAAGACGGGTCAGTACGACGTGGTGTCCGCCTCGGGCGACGCCTCGCTGCGCCTGGTCGCCTCGGGTGACGTCGAGCCGGTGAACACCGCGCTCGTGCCGAACTACAACGACGTCTACCCGTTCCTCAAGAACAAGTCGTGGAACAGCGTCAACAACGTCGCCTACGGCATCCCGCACGGCTGGGGCGCCAACGTGCTCACCTACCGCACCGACAAGGTGAGCCCGGAGCCGACGTCGTGGTCGCCGATGTTCGACACGAACACGCCCTACAAGGGCAAGATCATCGCCTACGACTCACCGATCTACATCGCCGACGCCGCGCTGTACCTGATGGCGCACCAGCCCGACCTCGGGATCAAGAACCCGTACGCGCTGGACGACAAGCAGTTCAACGCCGCGGTCGACCTGCTGAAGAAGCAGCGCCCGCAGGTCAGCGAGTACTGGTCGGACTACCTCAAGGAGACGCAGGCGCTGAAGAACGGCGACTCCGTGATCGGCACGGCCTGGCAGGTGACGGTGAACCTCGCGAAGAGCGAGGGCGCGCCGCTGAACGCCACGGTGCCGAGCGAGGGTGCCACCGGCTGGTCGGACACCTGGATGGTGGCCACGAAGTCGCAGCACAAGACGTGCGCGTACAAGTGGATGGACTACATCATCAGCCCCAAGGTCAACGCCCAGGTCGCCGAGTACTTCGGTGAAGCGCCGGCCAACTCCAAGGCCTGCGCCGAGATGACCGACAAGACGCTCTGCGACACCTACCACGCGAACGACGCCGCGTACGCCGCGAAGATCCAGTACTGGACCACGCCGATCCCGCAGTGCCTCGACGGCCGCACGGACGTCAAGTGCAAGGACTACGGCGACTGGACCCGCGCTTGGACCGAGATCAAGGGCTGA
- a CDS encoding ABC transporter permease: MTAVSTPSRRASAFFFRKPRLRLGILLTAPLLWLGLAYLGALAALFVTAFWSTDVFTGKVVTDWSFDNFATLFSDSVYRTITLRTVGIALLVTVIDAIIAFPMAFAMAKLASPKAQRILVIAVMTPLWASYLVKAYAWRTMLSGNGAISWLLSPFGLSGPGYGVAATVITLAYLWLPYMILPIYAGLERLPDSLVDASGDLGARSFRTFRSVILPVAFPAIVAGSIFTFSLSLGDYIAVKIVGGTSQMLGNVVYDNIGAANNLPFAATVALVPVVIMLVYLAAVRRTGALDNL, encoded by the coding sequence ATGACCGCCGTGAGCACGCCGAGCCGCCGCGCTTCGGCCTTCTTCTTCCGCAAACCCCGGTTGCGCCTGGGCATCCTGCTCACCGCGCCGCTGCTGTGGCTCGGCCTCGCCTACCTCGGCGCGCTCGCCGCCCTGTTCGTCACCGCGTTCTGGTCGACCGACGTGTTCACCGGCAAGGTGGTCACGGACTGGTCGTTCGACAACTTCGCCACCCTGTTCTCCGACTCGGTCTACCGCACGATCACGCTGCGGACCGTCGGCATCGCGCTGCTGGTGACGGTGATCGACGCGATCATCGCCTTCCCGATGGCGTTCGCCATGGCGAAGCTCGCTTCCCCGAAGGCGCAACGGATCCTCGTGATCGCCGTGATGACGCCGCTGTGGGCGAGCTACCTGGTGAAGGCCTACGCGTGGCGCACGATGCTGTCGGGCAACGGCGCGATCAGCTGGCTGCTGAGCCCGTTCGGCCTGTCCGGCCCCGGTTACGGCGTCGCGGCCACCGTGATCACGCTGGCCTACCTGTGGCTGCCGTACATGATCCTGCCGATCTACGCCGGCCTGGAGCGGCTGCCCGACTCGCTGGTCGACGCGTCCGGTGACCTCGGTGCGCGCTCGTTCCGCACGTTCCGGTCGGTGATCCTGCCGGTCGCGTTCCCCGCGATCGTGGCGGGCTCGATCTTCACCTTCTCCCTGTCGCTCGGCGACTACATCGCCGTGAAGATCGTCGGCGGCACGTCGCAGATGCTCGGCAACGTCGTCTACGACAACATTGGCGCGGCCAACAACCTGCCGTTCGCCGCGACCGTCGCCCTCGTGCCGGTCGTGATCATGCTCGTGTACTTGGCCGCCGTGCGCCGCACCGGCGCGCTGGACAACCTCTAG
- a CDS encoding ABC transporter permease, with the protein MSKTARVLLWTALGVGFAVIYFPLLVVLLNSFNADTTFGWPPKSFTFEWWGRAVTNAGALHALWTSVEAGLAATAIALVLGTMAAFALQRYKFFGRDSISLLIILPIALPGIVTGIALNNAFRTILGIDLGLLTAIIAHATFCIVVVFNNVVARLRRLGGNLEEASMDLGADGVTTFRLVTFPMLRSALLAGGLLAFALSFDEIIVTTFTLGTGMETLPIWIYNNLFRPNQAPVVNVVAAVLIIVSTVPVYFAQRLSGGDSSSGGRI; encoded by the coding sequence ATGTCGAAGACCGCCCGGGTGCTGCTGTGGACGGCACTCGGGGTCGGGTTCGCGGTGATCTACTTCCCGCTGCTGGTGGTGCTGCTCAACTCCTTCAACGCGGACACCACGTTCGGCTGGCCGCCGAAGAGCTTCACCTTCGAATGGTGGGGCCGCGCGGTCACCAACGCCGGTGCACTGCACGCGTTGTGGACCAGCGTCGAGGCGGGTCTCGCGGCCACGGCGATCGCGCTCGTGCTCGGCACGATGGCGGCGTTCGCCTTGCAGCGCTATAAGTTCTTCGGCCGTGACTCGATCTCGCTGCTGATCATCCTGCCCATCGCGCTGCCCGGCATCGTGACGGGCATCGCGCTGAACAACGCGTTCCGCACGATCCTCGGCATCGACCTCGGGCTGCTCACGGCGATCATCGCCCACGCGACGTTCTGCATCGTCGTGGTGTTCAACAACGTCGTCGCCCGCCTGCGGCGCCTGGGCGGCAACCTCGAAGAGGCGTCGATGGACCTCGGCGCCGACGGCGTCACCACTTTCCGGCTGGTGACGTTCCCGATGCTGCGCTCGGCGCTGCTGGCGGGCGGGCTGCTGGCGTTCGCGCTGTCGTTCGACGAGATCATCGTGACGACGTTCACGCTGGGCACCGGCATGGAGACGTTGCCGATCTGGATCTACAACAACCTGTTCCGCCCCAACCAGGCCCCGGTGGTCAACGTCGTGGCGGCCGTGCTGATCATCGTGTCGACGGTACCGGTGTACTTCGCGCAGCGGCTCTCCGGCGGCGACAGCTCGTCGGGCGGCAGGATCTAA
- a CDS encoding undecaprenyl-diphosphate phosphatase, translating to MSAVTYVESIVVGALQGVSELFPVSSLGHSILLPALIGGSWQRDLSIGEDSPYLAVLVAMHVATALALVLFFWRDWVRIIGGFLTSIRDREVRTNDQRLAWLLVLATIPVGIAGLLLESLLRDFLGKPVPSAIFLILNGGVLYAAERFSRSAPKTTGRGTADSQDSQDSRDIEDTEDTVDFSAEDTLVMRAITVEEATDARLSKLSVKEAVLIGSAQILALLPGISRSGITMVAGLRRGLGHEDAARFAWLLATPVILAAGVLKLPSLFTPENSPSLGPALAGSLVAGIASYISVRFLTKYFETRTLTPFAIYCVVAGIGSLLVFSF from the coding sequence ATGTCCGCGGTCACGTATGTCGAGTCGATCGTCGTCGGCGCGCTGCAAGGTGTGTCGGAATTGTTTCCCGTGTCCAGTCTGGGGCACAGCATCCTGCTGCCCGCGCTGATCGGCGGATCCTGGCAGCGCGATCTGAGCATCGGGGAGGATTCGCCCTATCTGGCGGTGCTCGTCGCGATGCACGTGGCCACCGCGCTCGCCCTCGTGCTGTTCTTCTGGCGCGACTGGGTCCGCATCATCGGCGGGTTCCTGACGTCCATCCGCGACCGCGAGGTCCGCACGAACGACCAGCGCCTCGCGTGGCTGCTCGTGCTCGCCACGATCCCCGTCGGTATCGCCGGGCTGTTGCTCGAAAGCCTGCTGCGCGACTTCCTGGGCAAACCCGTCCCGTCGGCGATCTTCCTGATCCTCAACGGCGGTGTGCTGTACGCGGCCGAGCGCTTCTCCCGCAGCGCACCGAAAACCACGGGCAGGGGCACCGCGGACAGCCAGGACAGCCAGGACAGCCGGGACATCGAGGACACCGAGGACACCGTCGACTTCAGCGCCGAGGACACGCTCGTGATGCGTGCGATCACCGTCGAGGAAGCCACTGACGCGCGGCTGTCGAAGCTCAGCGTCAAAGAGGCCGTGCTCATCGGCTCCGCGCAGATCCTCGCGCTGCTGCCCGGGATCAGCCGCTCCGGCATCACGATGGTCGCGGGCCTGCGCCGCGGTCTCGGGCACGAGGACGCGGCCCGCTTCGCGTGGCTGCTCGCCACCCCGGTGATCCTCGCCGCGGGTGTGCTGAAACTGCCGTCGCTGTTCACGCCGGAGAACAGCCCGTCGCTCGGCCCGGCGCTCGCCGGCAGCCTGGTCGCCGGTATTGCGTCCTACATTTCTGTCCGTTTTCTGACGAAATACTTCGAAACGCGCACCTTGACGCCGTTCGCGATCTACTGCGTCGTCGCCGGAATCGGCAGCCTGCTCGTCTTCAGTTTCTGA
- a CDS encoding ABC transporter ATP-binding protein: MPHQAPSTARRPERPRASGEPAIRLTGLQKHFDKVRAVDGVDLDIPPGEFFSMLGPSGSGKTTVLRMIAGFELPTAGTIQLAGRDVSTLAPFERDVNTVFQDYALFPHMSVRQNVEYGLKVKRVPKAERRQRAAAALETVRLGEYGDRKPTQLSGGQRQRVALARALVNRPKVLLLDEPLGALDLKLRQAMQIELKQIQREVGITFVFVTHDQDEALTMSDRIAVFNAGRIEQVGTPVQVYERPASAFVAGFVGTSNLLSGRGAEAVIGKRGVYSIRPEKIRIDGDLSSPAGPGETSATGIVTDVVYAGSTVRYAVALDAGGQLSVVRQNTSEPTEFVDGRVRLRWRHEHSFRVPEAG, translated from the coding sequence ATGCCCCACCAAGCCCCTTCGACCGCGCGTCGGCCCGAACGGCCGCGCGCGAGCGGCGAGCCGGCGATCCGGCTCACCGGGCTGCAGAAGCACTTCGACAAGGTCCGCGCCGTAGACGGCGTGGACCTCGACATCCCGCCCGGTGAGTTCTTCTCCATGCTCGGCCCGTCGGGCTCGGGGAAGACCACCGTGCTGCGCATGATCGCCGGCTTCGAGCTGCCGACGGCGGGCACGATCCAGCTCGCGGGCCGGGACGTCAGCACGCTCGCGCCCTTCGAGCGCGACGTGAACACCGTGTTCCAGGACTACGCGCTCTTCCCGCACATGTCCGTGCGGCAGAACGTGGAGTACGGCCTCAAGGTCAAGCGGGTGCCGAAGGCGGAGCGCCGCCAGCGCGCCGCGGCGGCACTGGAGACCGTGCGGCTCGGTGAGTACGGGGACCGCAAGCCCACGCAGCTCTCGGGTGGTCAGCGCCAGCGCGTCGCTCTCGCCCGGGCGCTGGTGAACCGCCCGAAGGTGCTGCTGCTCGACGAACCGCTGGGAGCTCTCGACCTCAAGCTGCGCCAGGCGATGCAGATCGAGCTCAAGCAGATCCAGCGCGAGGTCGGGATCACCTTCGTGTTCGTGACGCACGACCAGGACGAGGCGCTGACCATGAGCGACCGCATCGCGGTGTTCAACGCCGGGCGGATCGAGCAGGTCGGCACCCCGGTCCAGGTGTACGAGAGACCAGCCAGCGCGTTCGTCGCCGGCTTCGTCGGCACGTCCAACCTGCTCAGCGGGCGTGGTGCCGAAGCGGTGATCGGCAAGCGGGGTGTGTACAGCATCCGGCCGGAGAAGATCCGCATCGACGGTGACCTCTCTTCGCCCGCAGGGCCCGGCGAGACCTCCGCGACCGGAATCGTCACGGATGTCGTATACGCCGGATCGACGGTGCGCTACGCTGTCGCGCTCGATGCGGGGGGTCAGTTGTCCGTGGTCCGCCAGAACACCAGTGAGCCGACCGAGTTCGTCGACGGCCGGGTCCGCTTGCGGTGGCGCCACGAACACAGTTTCCGGGTCCCCGAAGCCGGCTAG
- a CDS encoding SDR family NAD(P)-dependent oxidoreductase, protein MDLNLTGRRALVTGSSSGLGVAIAELLAEEGADVVVHGRDETRTRAVAGKIGAKSVAIGDLATEGGAAAVADAAGDVDVLVNNAGAYEHRGWTDATPEEWTRTYEVNVVSAVRLIRLLVPGMRARGWGRVIQIGGGLSGQPTATLPQYTATLAARHNLAVSLARELKDTGVTSNVVAPGAILVDAVQRYLTDLAPEHGWGEEWPDIERNAARDYVPNDIGRFGRPEEIAGAVAYLASPYADYVSGATLRVDGGTIRSVA, encoded by the coding sequence ATGGACCTGAACCTGACCGGCCGCCGCGCGCTCGTCACGGGCTCGAGCTCGGGGCTCGGTGTGGCGATCGCGGAACTGCTCGCCGAGGAAGGCGCCGACGTGGTGGTGCACGGCCGCGACGAAACCCGAACCCGTGCGGTCGCCGGGAAGATCGGCGCGAAGAGCGTGGCCATCGGCGACCTCGCGACCGAGGGAGGCGCGGCCGCGGTGGCCGATGCAGCCGGCGACGTCGACGTGCTCGTCAACAACGCCGGCGCCTACGAACACCGCGGCTGGACCGACGCGACCCCCGAGGAGTGGACGCGGACCTACGAGGTCAACGTCGTCTCCGCCGTCCGCCTGATCCGCCTGCTCGTCCCCGGCATGCGTGCCCGCGGCTGGGGCCGCGTGATCCAGATCGGCGGTGGTCTCTCGGGCCAGCCGACGGCGACGCTCCCCCAGTACACCGCGACCCTCGCCGCGCGGCACAACCTCGCGGTTTCCCTGGCGCGCGAACTGAAGGACACCGGCGTGACGTCCAATGTGGTCGCTCCCGGCGCGATCCTCGTCGACGCCGTGCAGCGCTACCTCACCGACCTCGCCCCCGAGCACGGCTGGGGCGAGGAGTGGCCCGACATCGAACGCAACGCCGCGCGCGACTACGTGCCCAACGACATCGGGCGCTTCGGACGGCCCGAAGAGATCGCCGGCGCCGTCGCGTACCTCGCGAGCCCGTATGCCGACTACGTCAGCGGGGCCACCCTCCGCGTGGACGGCGGCACCATCCGCTCCGTGGCTTAG
- a CDS encoding TetR/AcrR family transcriptional regulator encodes MTAPRRRDATATREAILRAGVEAFTRFGYDGVGVRDIAQSAGVTAMLVNRYFGSKEGLFAEVAEVSMTERTVLTGDPATLARDVAAALVRRTQPDADSLDPFLLMLRSAPNPRAAEILRVGIEKHVERHVYDVVPGTRGTERAAIALSLIAGFWLMRKVIGSTALNEADEPALVATLEGLFRVLLDA; translated from the coding sequence ATGACCGCACCACGACGGCGTGACGCCACGGCGACTCGCGAAGCGATTCTGCGCGCGGGCGTCGAGGCCTTCACGCGCTTCGGCTACGACGGCGTGGGCGTGCGCGACATCGCGCAGTCCGCCGGCGTCACCGCGATGCTCGTGAACCGCTACTTCGGCTCGAAGGAGGGGCTCTTCGCCGAGGTGGCTGAGGTGTCGATGACCGAGCGCACCGTGCTGACGGGCGACCCGGCCACGCTCGCGCGCGACGTCGCCGCCGCGCTCGTCCGCCGCACGCAGCCGGACGCCGACAGCCTCGACCCGTTCCTGCTCATGCTCCGGTCGGCGCCCAACCCGCGGGCCGCCGAGATCCTGCGGGTGGGCATCGAGAAACACGTGGAGCGGCACGTCTACGACGTGGTCCCCGGCACTCGCGGCACCGAGCGCGCGGCGATCGCGTTGTCGCTGATCGCGGGATTCTGGTTGATGCGCAAGGTGATCGGCAGCACCGCGCTGAACGAGGCGGACGAACCCGCGCTCGTCGCGACGCTCGAGGGCCTGTTCCGGGTCCTGCTGGACGCCTAG
- a CDS encoding FadR/GntR family transcriptional regulator has translation MRKEMPNRTRLAMFAPLDQLGRAEAVAARLLDAITLGLLDDAEQLPSEAELAAQFRVSTVTVREALAVLRQQGLVETRRGRGGGSFVRTPDWPSPSTWSARLRLVSLSDLRDFGDHYLAVAGSAAKLAAERSTPDDLERLRLTSEDLLRTGGPEATRAERHFHLEVAAAAQSPRLTNQEVQLQGEHGGLLWVPLEGDDTCRQSYAEHHAIVTAIAAADGDKARKLTEEHILSALDRLVDLHLSLETP, from the coding sequence ATGCGCAAGGAGATGCCGAACAGAACGCGGCTCGCGATGTTCGCACCGCTCGACCAGCTGGGCCGCGCCGAAGCGGTCGCGGCGCGGTTGCTCGACGCCATCACCCTGGGCCTCCTCGACGACGCCGAGCAGCTGCCGAGCGAGGCCGAGCTCGCCGCGCAGTTCCGCGTGTCCACCGTGACGGTGCGCGAAGCGCTCGCCGTGCTTCGGCAGCAGGGCTTGGTCGAGACCAGGCGCGGCCGGGGCGGCGGCAGCTTCGTGCGCACGCCCGACTGGCCGTCGCCGAGCACGTGGTCGGCCCGGCTGCGGCTCGTGTCACTCTCCGACCTGCGCGACTTCGGTGACCATTACCTCGCGGTCGCCGGCTCGGCCGCGAAGCTCGCCGCCGAGCGCAGCACCCCCGATGACCTCGAACGGCTGCGGCTCACCAGCGAAGATCTGCTCCGCACCGGCGGGCCCGAGGCGACCCGCGCGGAGCGGCACTTCCACCTCGAGGTCGCGGCGGCGGCGCAGTCACCGCGGCTCACCAACCAGGAGGTTCAGCTGCAGGGCGAACACGGCGGGTTGCTCTGGGTGCCCCTCGAAGGCGACGACACGTGCCGCCAGTCCTACGCTGAGCACCACGCGATCGTCACCGCGATCGCCGCCGCCGACGGCGACAAGGCCCGCAAGCTGACCGAGGAGCACATCCTGAGCGCGCTCGACCGGCTCGTGGATCTGCACTTAAGCCTCGAAACGCCGTAA
- a CDS encoding cytochrome c oxidase assembly protein, protein MQNLPPLSGTTIFTAWTLDVPAVVIVLALGAAYLVAARRQESWPPGRTTAFLCGLATIVVVTCSFLGTYDTTLFWVRATQNTVLLMVTPLLLALGAPITLLMRVAPPKLAGWLRHHGRSPFARFLTFPLSVTVVLIAPFLIIYLTPLYALSLDHAVLGGLVRAMLVAAGFLYFYSRVGLDPTPRGGSHLVSVWISFTEVVFDGALGLVLWLGPLLAPAHYATAHPGWGPDPRTDQIIGAGVLWIGGDVAGLPFVGALFVRWVRDDEKRAKQVDERLDEEIESGEAPAGGLWWENDPELAERFRRR, encoded by the coding sequence GTGCAGAATCTGCCTCCGCTGAGCGGGACGACGATCTTCACGGCCTGGACGCTCGACGTTCCGGCCGTCGTGATCGTGCTCGCCCTCGGCGCCGCCTACCTCGTCGCCGCACGCCGGCAGGAGAGCTGGCCGCCCGGGCGGACCACGGCGTTCCTCTGCGGTCTCGCGACGATCGTCGTCGTCACCTGCTCGTTCCTCGGCACCTACGACACCACGCTCTTCTGGGTGCGGGCCACGCAGAACACCGTGCTACTCATGGTCACGCCCCTGCTGCTCGCCCTCGGCGCGCCGATCACGCTGTTGATGCGGGTCGCGCCGCCGAAGCTCGCCGGCTGGTTGCGCCACCACGGCCGAAGCCCGTTCGCGCGGTTCCTGACGTTTCCGCTCTCGGTCACGGTCGTGCTGATCGCACCGTTCCTGATCATTTACCTCACGCCGCTGTACGCCCTTTCCCTCGACCACGCGGTGCTCGGCGGACTCGTGCGGGCGATGCTCGTCGCGGCCGGGTTCCTCTACTTCTACAGCCGCGTGGGCCTCGACCCGACGCCGCGCGGCGGTTCGCACCTCGTGTCGGTGTGGATCTCCTTCACCGAGGTCGTGTTCGACGGCGCGCTCGGCCTCGTGCTGTGGCTCGGCCCGCTGCTCGCGCCCGCGCACTACGCGACGGCGCACCCGGGCTGGGGCCCGGACCCGCGCACCGATCAGATCATCGGCGCCGGTGTGCTGTGGATCGGCGGTGACGTGGCGGGGCTGCCGTTCGTCGGTGCGCTGTTCGTCCGCTGGGTGCGCGACGACGAGAAGCGCGCGAAGCAGGTCGACGAGCGCCTCGACGAGGAGATCGAATCCGGTGAGGCGCCCGCCGGTGGGCTCTGGTGGGAGAACGACCCGGAGCTCGCCGAACGGTTTCGCCGCCGGTGA
- the pip gene encoding prolyl aminopeptidase yields MDDLYPPLQPSAEGMLDVGDGHRVYWQEAGNPLGKPVVVVHGGPGSGIAPMARRHFDPSAYRIILFDQRGAGRSTPSAADPGADLAANTLWHLVSDLELLRSGLNVEQWQVFGGSWGATLALAYAETHPDRVTELVLRGIFTARQSEFDWIYRGGAAHLFPAEWEDFLAPLPEAHRKDPLKGYGELLASEDRAVRERAAIAWSTWEGATVALVPQEAFVNRYADPSFALTFARLAVHYFGHGAWLDDGQLIRDAGKLAGIPGVLVQGRYDAVCPPITAYELHRAWPGSVLRITEGAGHAVNDPGTLAALRKATDDFR; encoded by the coding sequence ATGGACGACCTCTACCCGCCGCTGCAGCCCTCGGCCGAGGGGATGCTCGACGTCGGCGACGGGCACCGGGTGTACTGGCAGGAGGCGGGAAACCCGCTGGGCAAGCCCGTCGTCGTGGTGCACGGCGGGCCCGGCAGCGGGATCGCGCCGATGGCGCGGCGGCACTTCGACCCCAGTGCGTACCGCATCATCCTGTTCGACCAGCGCGGCGCCGGGCGGAGCACGCCGAGCGCGGCCGACCCGGGCGCCGACCTCGCAGCGAACACGTTGTGGCACCTGGTTTCCGACCTGGAACTGCTGCGCAGCGGCCTGAATGTCGAGCAGTGGCAGGTCTTCGGCGGCTCGTGGGGCGCGACGCTCGCCCTCGCATACGCCGAAACTCACCCCGATCGGGTGACGGAGCTGGTGCTGCGCGGCATCTTCACCGCGCGCCAGAGCGAGTTCGACTGGATCTACCGCGGCGGTGCGGCACACCTGTTCCCCGCCGAGTGGGAAGACTTCCTCGCGCCGCTGCCGGAAGCGCACCGGAAAGACCCGCTCAAGGGGTACGGCGAGCTGCTCGCTTCGGAGGACCGCGCCGTCCGGGAGCGCGCCGCGATCGCGTGGAGCACCTGGGAGGGCGCGACGGTCGCGCTCGTGCCCCAAGAGGCCTTCGTGAACCGCTACGCCGACCCGTCGTTCGCGCTCACGTTCGCACGGCTGGCGGTGCACTACTTCGGCCACGGCGCCTGGCTCGACGACGGCCAGCTGATCCGCGACGCGGGCAAGCTCGCCGGTATCCCGGGTGTCCTCGTGCAGGGCCGCTACGACGCGGTCTGCCCGCCCATCACCGCGTACGAGCTGCACCGCGCGTGGCCGGGGTCGGTGCTGCGCATCACGGAGGGCGCGGGCCACGCGGTGAACGACCCGGGCACCCTCGCGGCGCTGCGCAAGGCGACCGACGACTTCCGCTAG
- a CDS encoding gamma-aminobutyraldehyde dehydrogenase: MQELKHYVGGKYVDSLSGKVLEIVDPVTGRPYCTAPVAGAEDVDRALKVAAEAFESWKETTPAQRQLALLKIADAVEARGEELIRVESQNTGKPVALTMSEELPMIVDQLRFFAGAARVLEGRSAGEYMEGHTSFIRREPVGVCAQVTPWNYPLLMAIWKIAPALAAGNTVVLKPSDTTPASTLLLAEICGEFLPPGVLNVVTGDRDSGRALVEHPVPAMVSITGSVRAGIEVAGSAARDVKRVHLELGGKAPVIVFEDADLETAAETIAMAGYFNAGQDCTAATRVLVADDVHDTFVAALSRQAAANKTGKPDDDSVAFGPLNNAAQLEKVSGFIDRLPAHATVHCGGRRAGDEGYFYEATVVSGVTQDDEITQNEVFGPVITVQRFSDEAEAVKAANGVPYGLASSVWTKDHQRALRVSAKLDFGCVWINTHIPLVAEMPHGGFKKSGYGKDLSLYGLEDYTRIKHVMSAL, encoded by the coding sequence GTGCAGGAACTCAAGCATTACGTCGGCGGCAAGTACGTCGACTCGCTGTCCGGGAAGGTCCTCGAAATCGTGGACCCCGTGACCGGGCGCCCGTACTGCACCGCGCCGGTGGCGGGCGCCGAGGACGTCGACCGCGCGCTCAAGGTCGCGGCGGAGGCGTTCGAGAGCTGGAAGGAGACGACGCCGGCCCAGCGCCAGCTCGCGCTCCTCAAGATCGCCGACGCCGTCGAGGCGCGCGGCGAGGAGCTCATCCGCGTCGAATCGCAGAACACCGGCAAGCCGGTGGCGCTGACGATGTCGGAAGAGCTCCCGATGATCGTCGACCAGCTGCGCTTCTTCGCCGGCGCCGCCCGCGTGCTCGAAGGCCGCTCGGCCGGCGAGTACATGGAAGGCCACACGTCGTTCATCCGCCGCGAGCCCGTGGGCGTCTGCGCGCAGGTGACGCCGTGGAACTACCCGCTGCTCATGGCGATCTGGAAGATCGCGCCGGCGCTCGCGGCGGGCAACACCGTGGTCCTCAAGCCCTCCGACACCACGCCGGCCTCGACGCTGCTGCTCGCCGAGATCTGCGGCGAGTTCCTCCCGCCGGGTGTCCTCAACGTCGTCACCGGCGATCGCGACTCGGGCCGCGCGCTCGTGGAGCACCCGGTCCCGGCGATGGTGTCGATCACCGGCTCCGTGCGCGCCGGGATCGAGGTGGCCGGCTCCGCGGCCCGCGACGTCAAGCGCGTGCACCTCGAGCTGGGTGGCAAGGCGCCCGTGATCGTGTTCGAGGACGCCGACCTCGAGACCGCCGCCGAGACCATCGCGATGGCCGGCTACTTCAACGCCGGACAGGACTGCACGGCCGCCACGCGCGTGCTGGTCGCCGACGACGTGCACGACACGTTCGTCGCCGCGCTCTCGCGCCAGGCCGCGGCGAACAAGACCGGCAAGCCCGACGACGACAGCGTCGCCTTCGGCCCGCTCAACAACGCGGCGCAGCTCGAGAAGGTCTCCGGCTTCATCGACCGCCTGCCCGCGCACGCGACCGTCCACTGTGGTGGCCGGCGGGCCGGCGACGAGGGCTACTTCTACGAGGCCACCGTGGTTTCCGGCGTCACCCAGGACGACGAGATCACCCAGAACGAGGTCTTCGGTCCGGTCATCACCGTGCAGCGCTTCTCCGACGAAGCCGAAGCGGTGAAGGCGGCCAACGGTGTGCCCTACGGCCTGGCCTCCTCGGTCTGGACCAAGGACCACCAGCGCGCCCTGCGCGTGTCCGCCAAGCTCGACTTCGGGTGCGTGTGGATCAACACCCACATCCCGCTCGTCGCCGAGATGCCCCACGGCGGGTTCAAGAAGTCGGGCTACGGCAAGGACCTCTCGCTGTACGGGCTCGAGGACTACACCCGCATCAAACACGTGATGAGCGCGCTGTAG